In a genomic window of Acropora muricata isolate sample 2 chromosome 2, ASM3666990v1, whole genome shotgun sequence:
- the LOC136893964 gene encoding uncharacterized protein, which yields MREIRNFYFIFKSDLTGYLNNLRASELSIDQDGWLHTGDIGYYDDIEHLFIVDKLKDLIKFRGHHLSPSELETLLRSHPAIKDAVVVGVQDPEGGEVPMAYVVSKNDDELTEIEVMEYVDENAAPYKKLRGGVGFVSAIPTTTDGQALRAELAERQRNGKSRAVLRRRSSVVCNLKEDRKFSIKRFSVSQSRSY from the exons ATGCGCGAAATtagaaatttttactttatATTTAAATCTGACTTAACAGGTTACTTAAACAACCTAAGAGCCTCAGAACTTTCAATCGACCAAGATGGATGGCTCCACACTGGAGATATAGGTTACTATGACGACATCGAGCATCTCTTCATTGTGGACAAACTGAAAGATCTCATCAAATTCAGAGGACATCAT CTCTCCCCGTCCGAGCTGGAAACTCTCCTCAGGTCCCACCCAGCCATTAAGGATGCAGTGGTTGTTGGGGTTCAAGACCCTGAGGGGGGTGAAGTACCAATGGCGTATGTCGTCAGCAAAAATGACGACGAACTCACGGAAATCGAAGTGATGGAATATGTGGACGAAAACGCTGCGCCTTATAAGAAGTTAAGGGGCGGTGTTGGGTTTGTATCAGCAATTCCTACAACAACGGATGGACAAGCCCTTCGGGCTGAGCTTGCAGAGAGGCAGAGAAATGGCAAGTCGAGGGCTGTGCTTCGAAGGAGGTCATCTGTAGTTTGCAATTTGAAAGAGGATAGGAAATTTTCCATAAAAAGGTTTAGTGTTAGCCAGAGCAGGAGTTATTAG